In Oncorhynchus kisutch isolate 150728-3 linkage group LG5, Okis_V2, whole genome shotgun sequence, a genomic segment contains:
- the LOC116374122 gene encoding MARCO-like protein — MYQGTWLKLFTKTFVITNGKPGFVITNGKPGFVITNGKPGFIITNGKPGFVITNGKPSFVITNGKPGFVITNGKPGFVITNGKLSFVITNGKAGFVITNGKPGFSLTNGKPGFSLTNGKPGFSLTNGKPGFSLTNGKPGFSFTNGKPGFVVTNGKPGFAVTNGKPGFAVTNGKPGFAVTNGKPGFAVTNGKLGFAVPNGKLGPE, encoded by the coding sequence GAACATGGTTAAAACTGTTTACCAAAACCTTTGTCATCACTAATGGGAAACCGGGTTTTGTCATCACTAATGGGAAACCGGGTTTTGTCATCACTAATGGGAAACCAGGTTTTATCATCACTAATGGGAAACCGGGTTTTGTCATCACTAATGGGAAACCGAGTTTTGTCATCACTAATGGGAAACCGGGCTTTGTCATCACTAATGGGAAACCGGGTTTTGTCATCACTAATGGGAAACTGAGTTTTGTCATCACTAATGGGAAAGCGGGTTTTGTCATCACTAATGGGAAACCGGGCTTTTCCCTCACTAATGGGAAACCGGGCTTTTCCCTCACTAATGGGAAACCGGGCTTTTCCCTCACTAATGGGAAACCGGGCTTTTCCCTCACTAATGGGAAACCAGGCTTTTCCTTCACTAATGGGAAACCGGGCTTTGTCGTCACTAATGGGAAACCGGGCTTTGCCGTCACTAATGGGAAACCGGGCTTTGCCGTCACTAATGGGAAACCGGGCTTTGCCGTCACTAATGGGAAACCGGGCTTTGCCGTCACTAATGGGAAACTGGGCTTTGCCGTCCCTAATGGGAAACTGGGCCCAGAATAA